One window of the Leptospiraceae bacterium genome contains the following:
- a CDS encoding hemolysin family protein, protein MTDIFILILLTLLNGFFSASEIALITIKKSRVKSLIENKVKGAEIIRQLQNDPNRLFATIQIGVTLVGTIASVFGGVKVVEQISQLLQNLPIPNSLLPFVDAISFAIVVLFITYLQIVLGELVPKSLALNHSERVALILAYPISFFNSLFYYLSQILISSSNFILKPFKDKTSFSETKLLAEEILHLLEEGVKKGTIETNEHEMIENIFEINETDAREVMVPRVDMVALPVNAKREELIKVLETMYSRIPVYKENLDNIVGILHIKDLLRAFWKKNLELSDEEIAISKIMRPPFFVPEGMKIGKILQEMQKRKIQIAIVVDEYGGTAGLLTLEDILEEIVGEIQDVSEGKESENQILKIDDNTFLVNGSCNIFDFNEFISEDVIPESEAYTTVAGFIIEQLGRFPEIDEAFEYKNLKFIIMKKEKHKIIQLRVEKHKKEVIPHKVKV, encoded by the coding sequence ATGACTGACATTTTTATTCTTATTTTACTTACACTTTTGAATGGTTTTTTCTCAGCTTCAGAGATAGCTTTAATTACAATAAAAAAAAGTAGAGTTAAATCTTTAATTGAGAACAAAGTCAAGGGAGCTGAAATCATTAGACAATTACAAAATGATCCCAATCGTTTGTTTGCTACTATTCAGATTGGGGTCACGTTAGTTGGAACCATTGCCTCCGTCTTTGGCGGAGTAAAGGTAGTAGAGCAAATCTCTCAATTATTACAAAATTTGCCAATACCTAATTCGCTTCTTCCTTTCGTAGATGCGATTTCTTTTGCAATTGTTGTTTTATTTATTACGTATCTGCAAATTGTTCTCGGGGAGTTGGTGCCAAAGTCCTTGGCTTTGAATCATTCGGAGCGAGTAGCTCTTATTTTGGCTTATCCGATTTCTTTTTTTAACAGTTTATTTTATTATCTAAGCCAAATTTTGATAAGTTCTAGTAATTTCATTTTGAAGCCTTTTAAAGATAAAACAAGCTTCTCTGAAACTAAACTTTTAGCTGAGGAAATACTTCACTTGCTTGAAGAAGGAGTGAAGAAAGGCACAATTGAAACCAACGAGCATGAGATGATTGAGAACATTTTTGAAATCAATGAAACTGATGCAAGAGAAGTGATGGTGCCAAGAGTGGATATGGTGGCATTACCAGTAAACGCTAAGAGGGAAGAATTAATTAAAGTATTAGAAACAATGTATAGTAGGATACCTGTATATAAAGAAAACTTAGATAATATCGTTGGCATATTACATATCAAAGATCTTTTGCGGGCGTTTTGGAAAAAGAACTTAGAACTTAGTGATGAAGAAATAGCTATTTCGAAGATCATGCGTCCACCCTTCTTTGTCCCAGAGGGTATGAAAATAGGCAAAATCTTGCAAGAAATGCAAAAACGAAAAATTCAAATAGCTATCGTTGTTGATGAATACGGCGGAACTGCTGGACTTTTAACATTAGAAGATATTCTTGAAGAAATCGTAGGTGAGATTCAAGATGTAAGTGAAGGAAAAGAATCAGAAAATCAAATTTTAAAAATAGATGATAATACCTTCTTAGTGAATGGAAGTTGTAACATTTTTGATTTCAATGAGTTCATTAGCGAAGATGTGATACCGGAATCAGAAGCTTATACAACAGTGGCGGGTTTTATTATAGAGCAATTAGGAAGATTTCCAGAGATTGATGAAGCTTTTGAATACAAGAATTTAAAGTTTATAATAATGAAGAAAGAAAAACATAAAATCATTCAACTACGTGTAGAAAAACACAAAAAAGAAGTAATCCCACATAAAGTGAAAGTTTAA
- the pdxH gene encoding pyridoxamine 5'-phosphate oxidase, whose protein sequence is MDKEEKTFDLKSLRREYQGTRLLEEEMDEDPIEFFKIWLQEAIKTEKEPNAMTLATVGVDHYPDARIMLLKEVNSEGFVFFTNYESKKGKDLENQPYATLVFFWSELFRQVRIFGKVETTSEKEAIEYFQSRPYESQVAALISKQSQIMKNRDEAEQTFQRALIEFQGKTVPKPEKWGGYILKPLKIEFWQGRPARFHDRVIYERTSLKEGEWKRYRLYP, encoded by the coding sequence ATGGATAAAGAAGAAAAGACTTTTGATCTTAAATCTTTACGAAGGGAATATCAAGGTACTAGACTTTTAGAGGAAGAGATGGATGAAGATCCCATAGAATTTTTCAAAATTTGGCTACAAGAAGCTATCAAAACAGAAAAAGAACCGAATGCTATGACATTAGCAACTGTAGGAGTTGATCATTATCCTGATGCAAGAATTATGTTACTCAAAGAAGTTAATTCTGAAGGTTTTGTTTTTTTTACAAATTATGAAAGCAAAAAAGGAAAAGATTTGGAAAATCAACCTTATGCAACGTTAGTTTTTTTTTGGAGTGAGCTTTTTCGTCAAGTTCGTATTTTTGGGAAAGTTGAAACAACTTCGGAAAAAGAAGCAATAGAATATTTTCAGTCTCGTCCATATGAAAGTCAAGTAGCGGCATTGATTTCAAAACAAAGCCAAATCATGAAAAATCGAGACGAAGCGGAACAGACATTCCAACGAGCTCTCATAGAATTTCAAGGCAAAACAGTCCCAAAACCCGAAAAATGGGGTGGATATATCTTAAAACCTTTAAAGATTGAATTTTGGCAGGGTCGTCCAGCACGCTTCCATGACAGAGTAATCTACGAAAGAACCTCTCTTAAAGAAGGTGAATGGAAACGATACCGTTTATACCCATAA